The following coding sequences lie in one Fusarium poae strain DAOMC 252244 chromosome 1, whole genome shotgun sequence genomic window:
- a CDS encoding hypothetical protein (TransMembrane:7 (o62-81i93-115o135-155i176-198o218-241i287-309o353-373i)~BUSCO:27019at5125): protein MANTTMGINMCPPPFYDAAIFPNEGGFIDGRLCKQIGSTVCCLPCPMTDWVYPERFETLTSVANWVSLASQICCLFLLLSWACLPVEKTNRHYLSICLTIAILLMNMGFVVPLVAQPEQCYNEITPHSMHTSKVCGASGTFILLGGWAGVMWVFLRSVSLHLQICWQVLVGKNFMIFAQAAGWGVPTLGIVLALVFSGVSFRFGKTCHINHENSLADFWIPLLLFAGLTVIITFATFGYCIKVYLASLSDNGASSEGSSLPTYTHSVKTMSPRQVYRRVRRVIAHQWRGIAIVLIIIADVIFFSVVFVFQDNVVQSVADDPDKANDWVGCLYLTQGKKEECFDEASGLVINEATVTAVLLLLAFNGMWLVLFLGRLSMIHGWIDLIKRPFVRSKKEFVSVDARVDVKSQPRSYEMLSRDSSTAVTPIYPAAKSPEDGRRTPDYFGSTARYHAPARSFSSPRPLPNQDANSPPLPIYNKEMNPLGMNRT, encoded by the exons atggctaACACAACAATGGGTATTAACATGTGCCCTCCGCCATTCTATGATGCCGCTATATTCCCTAACGAGGGTGGAT TTATCGATGGCCGGCTCTGCAAACAAATAGGCAGTACTGTGTGCTGCCTACCTTGTCCTATGACGGACTGGGTTTACCCCGAACGATTCGAGACATTAACTTCAGTCGCAAACTGGGTATCGCTCGCCAGCCAGATATGTTGCCTTTTCTTACTTCTATCATGGGCATGCCTCCCTGTTGAAAAAACCAACCGACATTACTTGAGCATATGCCTAACCATTGCCATTCTACTTATGAAC ATGGGCTTCGTGGTACCCCTCGTGGCACAGCCAGAGCAATGCTACAATGAGATTACACCGCACAGCATGCACACCAGCAAAGTCTGTGGTGCCTCTGGTACCTTTATTCTTCTAGGAGGCTGGGCGGGTGttatgtgggtgttcctcagATCGGTATCTCTCCATCTTCAGATTTGCTGGCAAGTCCTCGTCGGCAAAAACTTCATGATCTTTGCTCAAGCAGCCGGCTGGGGAGTTCCTACACTGGGAATTGTTTTGGCCCTCGTCTTCAGTGGTGTCTCGTTCCGGTTTGGCAAGACATGCCACATCAACCACGAGAACAGTTTGGCTGACTTTTGGATTCCACTTCTCCTCTTTGCTGGACTAACAGTCATCATCACCTTTGCCACTTTTGGCTACTGTATCAAGGTCTATCTGGCATCCCTTTCTGACAATGGTGCATCCTCCGAGGGTTCCAGCCTGCCTACTTACACGCATAGCGTCAAGACAATGAGCCCACGTCAAGTTTACCGCCGAGTTCGCCGTGTCATCGCCCACCAATGGCGTGGAATCGCCATTGTATTGATCATTATCGCCGACGTCATCTTCTTTTCTGTAGTTTTCGTCTTCCAAGACAACGTTGTTCAGTCCGTTGCAGACGATCCTGACAAGGCAAATGACTGGGTTGGATGCCTTTATCTTACACAGGGCAAAAAGGAAGAGTGTTTCGACGAGGCATCTGGCCTAGTTATCAACGAGGCAACTGTAACAGCTGTGCTTCTTCTCTTGGCG TTCAACGGTATGTGGCTAGTCCTCTTCCTGGGACGATTATCTATGATCCACGGTTGGATCGACTTGATCAAACGACCCTTCGTCCGAAGCAAGAAGGAGTTCGTGTCAGTCGATGCGCGTGTCGACGTCAAGAGCCAGCCACGCTCATACGAGATGCTTTCAAGAGATTCGAGCACTGCAGTAACACCCATCTATCCAGCGGCAAAGTCTCCAGAAGATGGACGAAGAACACCAGACTACTTCGGCAGCACAGCTCGTTATCATGCGCCTGCCAGATCCTTCTCAAGCCCTAGGCCACTGCCAAATCAGGACGCGAACTCGCCCCCACTACCGATCTACAACAAAGAGATGAACCCTCTCGGTATGAACCGAACATAA